One window from the genome of Dolosigranulum savutiense encodes:
- a CDS encoding ComF family protein, with the protein MTDTCLHCGTELITRPTLMKLLLLKKPAQSMLCSVCLNKFAPLLTTHNCPGCWRQMTEAGYCSDCQRWLQHFPKQIVNHRALYAYNDFAREWMHTFKRLGDVRYGQVFSEPLQQLITTHFPNYTLVPIPSSQSSLTKRGFNQIHVMLDALNQPYDSVLEHVGSGPNQASKTRQERLSSQQPFQVIEARQSSLPAAALLVDDVYTTGRTIYHAKEALLNAGVKNIGSLSIFR; encoded by the coding sequence ATGACTGATACGTGCTTGCATTGTGGAACGGAATTAATAACGCGTCCGACATTAATGAAGCTATTGTTACTTAAAAAACCAGCCCAAAGCATGCTGTGTTCCGTCTGTCTGAATAAATTTGCTCCCTTATTGACCACACATAACTGTCCAGGATGTTGGCGACAGATGACGGAGGCGGGCTATTGCTCGGACTGTCAGAGGTGGCTACAGCACTTCCCAAAACAGATTGTCAACCACCGGGCATTGTATGCGTATAATGACTTTGCCCGGGAGTGGATGCATACGTTCAAGCGACTCGGAGATGTACGGTATGGACAAGTCTTTAGCGAGCCGCTCCAGCAATTAATCACCACTCATTTTCCTAACTATACCTTAGTGCCTATTCCGAGTAGCCAGTCCAGCTTGACCAAGCGTGGATTTAATCAAATTCATGTGATGTTAGATGCACTGAACCAACCTTACGATTCGGTCTTAGAGCATGTCGGATCGGGTCCCAATCAAGCCTCTAAGACAAGACAAGAACGTCTCAGTAGTCAGCAACCTTTTCAAGTAATCGAAGCAAGACAATCTTCATTACCAGCTGCCGCCTTACTTGTTGATGATGTCTACACGACGGGACGGACAATCTATCATGCCAAAGAAGCCTTACTGAACGCCGGTGTTAAGAACATAGGAAGCCTGTCAATTTTCCGATAA
- a CDS encoding YigZ family protein, with protein MKNYQTIKQAGSHEIEIKKSRFICALKRTNNEDEAQAFIEKVKKEHWKATHNCSAYVIGQNNQIQRAHDDGEPSGTAGVPMLDILKKRDLRNVTAVVTRYFGGTKLGAGGLIRAYSGAVNEAIDALGVVERKLLQQIYLEVDYTLSGSLENKLNNSDFILHDIQYTEVVTFECFVEVEEVDSFKEITTEWLNGNGEYTLGNEAYIEVDVPS; from the coding sequence ATGAAAAATTATCAAACAATCAAACAAGCCGGTAGTCACGAGATTGAGATTAAAAAATCACGCTTTATTTGTGCACTTAAACGAACAAATAACGAAGACGAAGCACAAGCTTTTATTGAGAAGGTCAAAAAAGAACATTGGAAAGCCACGCATAATTGTTCGGCTTATGTTATTGGTCAGAACAACCAAATCCAGCGGGCGCATGATGATGGTGAACCCAGTGGAACAGCGGGTGTGCCGATGTTAGATATCCTGAAAAAGCGTGACTTAAGAAATGTGACTGCCGTAGTGACGCGTTATTTTGGTGGGACAAAATTAGGAGCGGGCGGGCTTATTCGAGCATATAGCGGTGCCGTGAATGAGGCTATTGATGCGTTAGGTGTGGTTGAACGCAAATTATTACAACAAATTTATTTAGAAGTAGACTATACCTTAAGTGGTAGCTTAGAGAATAAATTAAATAATTCTGACTTTATCTTGCATGATATTCAGTATACAGAGGTTGTCACCTTTGAATGTTTTGTTGAGGTTGAGGAAGTTGATAGCTTTAAAGAAATAACGACAGAATGGTTGAATGGTAATGGGGAGTATACGTTAGGAAACGAAGCGTATATAGAAGTAGATGTCCCCTCTTAA
- a CDS encoding DEAD/DEAH box helicase, with the protein MMDYLYGRALLKQEIPEKYWPELAQADVQTLSGVIEQGGKWLCRRCQSVVKPIEPNYCLTCGEAACGYCTQCLQMGKVKRCSTFYHVPEPNKFPLLSCSQLAWQGTLSEQQATAAQDIIKTIQQRQTRLLWAVAGAGKTEMLFKGIDYALQQGLRIGLASPRVDVCLELAPRLQSAFPDHPVALLYGDMEEPYQYRQLTIATTHQLFRFQDAFDVLIIDEIDAFPYHNDRALQTATQKARKLESALIYLSATPDQTMQRQVKQGKLLATILPARYHAHPLPVPVGKRCGNWETALLNGTTNAILKNMTELLNQNRCFLVFVPNIQWVLKWEQQLLETFPEATFEVVYSSDPNRKEKVIKMREGMLDFLISTTILERGVTFKNIDVLVVGSDDRIFTESSLVQIAGRAGRSPQFPTGDVIYYYTQWTKAMKRAIKQIKTMNHLARKRGLISDD; encoded by the coding sequence ATGATGGATTACTTATACGGACGTGCATTGTTAAAGCAAGAGATTCCCGAGAAGTATTGGCCAGAATTGGCACAGGCAGATGTTCAGACATTATCTGGTGTGATTGAACAAGGAGGAAAATGGCTGTGTCGGCGTTGCCAAAGTGTGGTGAAACCGATCGAGCCTAATTATTGTCTGACTTGTGGGGAAGCAGCGTGTGGGTATTGTACCCAGTGTCTGCAGATGGGGAAGGTGAAGCGGTGTAGTACCTTCTATCATGTGCCAGAACCGAATAAATTTCCTTTGCTAAGCTGTTCGCAGCTTGCTTGGCAAGGAACGCTCTCTGAACAACAAGCAACGGCCGCTCAAGATATTATCAAGACGATTCAACAACGCCAGACGCGACTGCTCTGGGCAGTTGCGGGAGCGGGGAAGACCGAGATGTTATTTAAAGGAATTGATTATGCTCTCCAGCAGGGCTTGCGAATAGGGTTAGCTTCACCGCGAGTAGATGTGTGCTTGGAGTTGGCTCCGCGCTTGCAGTCAGCTTTTCCCGATCATCCAGTTGCACTTCTGTACGGTGATATGGAAGAACCGTATCAATACCGGCAGTTGACGATTGCCACCACGCATCAATTATTTCGCTTCCAGGATGCGTTCGATGTGCTGATTATCGATGAGATTGACGCGTTCCCCTATCATAATGATCGAGCGCTCCAAACCGCTACTCAAAAAGCACGCAAGCTGGAATCAGCGCTCATTTATTTATCAGCCACACCGGACCAGACGATGCAACGTCAAGTGAAGCAGGGAAAACTGCTGGCCACGATTCTACCAGCACGCTATCACGCTCATCCCTTGCCCGTTCCAGTCGGTAAGCGTTGTGGGAACTGGGAGACTGCACTGCTTAACGGCACAACGAATGCAATCTTGAAGAACATGACAGAACTCCTTAATCAAAACCGTTGCTTCCTCGTCTTCGTGCCAAATATCCAGTGGGTGCTTAAGTGGGAACAACAGCTGCTAGAGACATTCCCCGAAGCAACGTTCGAAGTAGTCTATTCAAGTGATCCTAATCGGAAGGAGAAGGTGATCAAGATGCGAGAAGGCATGCTTGATTTCCTTATTAGTACAACAATCTTAGAACGTGGCGTCACCTTTAAAAATATTGATGTATTAGTTGTAGGTAGTGATGATCGTATTTTTACGGAATCCTCTTTAGTTCAAATTGCCGGACGTGCCGGACGTTCACCACAGTTTCCAACAGGGGATGTCATCTATTACTACACCCAATGGACAAAAGCGATGAAACGTGCCATTAAACAAATTAAGACCATGAATCATCTCGCACGGAAGCGAGGCTTGATAAGCGATGACTGA
- a CDS encoding DegV family protein produces the protein MAVEMPNIAIVTDSTAYLSEEDKQTYTIHTVPLSISFGQETYREVVDIQTDVFYERMREEEELPTSSQPAIGEFISLYESLAETHDSIISIHLSGQISGTYQSAKSAGEMIEQATVYAVDSKITTYAQGQLVIQAAMMAEQGCSVDEILTTLERMIDRTNALFVVDDLTNLIKGGRISKFAGSMATFLKIKPVLTFEAGEIVPKEKIRTKKKAIAHIKRDFDDMVSEVDYPLQATIVHAQVDKEATELLTELQATYPEIDFNMSYFGPVIGVHVGEGAIGITWTIDPNRE, from the coding sequence GTGGCAGTAGAAATGCCTAATATTGCGATTGTAACAGATAGTACGGCTTATCTGAGTGAAGAAGATAAACAGACATATACTATTCATACAGTCCCCTTGTCAATTTCTTTTGGTCAGGAGACATACCGAGAAGTGGTCGATATACAGACAGATGTGTTCTATGAGCGCATGCGCGAGGAAGAGGAATTGCCGACCAGTTCCCAGCCAGCTATCGGGGAATTTATCTCACTCTATGAATCGTTGGCAGAGACCCATGATAGTATTATTAGCATTCATTTATCCGGTCAAATTTCGGGGACTTACCAATCAGCTAAGAGTGCAGGTGAAATGATTGAGCAAGCAACAGTATACGCAGTTGATTCGAAGATTACAACTTATGCGCAAGGCCAATTAGTTATTCAAGCAGCAATGATGGCTGAACAAGGGTGTTCGGTGGATGAAATCTTAACAACATTAGAACGAATGATTGACCGTACGAATGCTTTGTTCGTTGTGGATGACTTGACCAACCTAATTAAGGGCGGACGTATTTCAAAATTTGCCGGTAGCATGGCAACCTTTTTGAAAATTAAGCCAGTTTTAACGTTTGAAGCAGGCGAAATTGTGCCAAAAGAAAAAATACGTACCAAGAAGAAGGCGATAGCGCATATTAAGCGCGACTTTGATGACATGGTGAGCGAAGTAGATTACCCACTACAAGCAACCATTGTTCATGCCCAAGTGGATAAAGAAGCCACAGAATTGTTAACAGAATTACAAGCAACTTATCCCGAGATTGATTTTAATATGAGCTACTTTGGGCCTGTAATTGGTGTTCATGTTGGTGAGGGAGCTATCGGCATTACTTGGACGATTGACCCGAATCGTGAGTAA
- a CDS encoding ABC-F family ATP-binding cassette domain-containing protein — translation MILLQASNVARYFGAEILFDQVNLEVKSGARIGLVGRNGAGKSTLLHILAGIEEPDEGRISKRKDLTIGFLDQHTGLESERTIMEEMLAVFEPVIELEKNMRRTEERISQLDPVSEDYQDVMTQYDNMQVRFRQLGGYSYQSDIRMVLHGFRFYEEDFDKPINTLSGGQKTRLALAKLLLEKKDLLILDEPTNHLDIDTLSWLESFLKNYQGALLIVSHDRYFLDHVITEVYEVSMQNVQHFPGNYSTYLDLKAEQIQRQWKEYEKQQKKISEMEDFIQKNLVRASTTKRAQSRRKKLQKMDKIEKPEEDNQSASFSFQTERSSGDIVLQTDNLAIGYPAAPPLASHIDLDIRKGDRIALVGPNGTGKTTLLKTLTDQLEPLAGHISHGTKVDIGYYDQEQLHLNRQKSILMELWDDHPQVDEVTIRTLLGNFLFSGEDVEKRIGTLSGGERARVALAKLAIEQNNCLILDEPTNHLDIDSKEVLENALSDFTGTLLFVSHDRYFINRIANRVYEINPDGITVYLGDYDYYLQKKEELEALANLGQDEPASSSNEPSSVTSATLDRQALKERQSKHRKLTRRSNEIEDQLTEIEASIARLANELSDPAIYQNPERLQELTDRTQALEAQQLDLMEEWEELQETLEALTMN, via the coding sequence ATGATTTTATTACAAGCGTCGAATGTAGCACGATATTTTGGGGCAGAAATTTTGTTCGATCAAGTGAATTTAGAAGTGAAGAGCGGTGCGCGGATCGGTTTAGTCGGGCGCAATGGAGCGGGTAAGTCTACACTATTACACATCTTAGCTGGGATTGAAGAGCCGGATGAAGGTCGCATCTCCAAGCGCAAAGACTTAACGATTGGCTTCTTAGACCAACATACCGGCTTAGAATCTGAGCGTACAATTATGGAAGAGATGCTGGCGGTCTTCGAACCCGTTATTGAACTCGAAAAAAATATGCGCCGAACTGAAGAACGGATTAGCCAACTTGATCCTGTTAGCGAAGACTATCAAGACGTGATGACACAATATGACAACATGCAAGTTCGCTTCAGACAACTTGGAGGGTACAGTTATCAGAGTGATATCCGGATGGTATTACACGGTTTTCGCTTCTATGAAGAAGACTTTGACAAGCCTATTAACACCCTCTCTGGTGGTCAGAAGACGCGTCTCGCCTTAGCTAAATTGCTGCTCGAGAAAAAAGACTTACTCATCCTAGACGAGCCCACGAACCACCTTGATATCGATACCCTTTCATGGCTTGAAAGTTTCTTAAAAAATTATCAAGGCGCCTTACTCATCGTCTCACACGACCGTTATTTCTTAGATCATGTCATTACCGAAGTCTATGAAGTCAGCATGCAAAATGTCCAGCACTTCCCGGGTAATTATTCAACTTATCTTGATCTGAAGGCCGAACAAATCCAAAGACAATGGAAAGAATACGAAAAGCAACAGAAAAAAATTAGTGAGATGGAAGATTTTATCCAAAAAAATCTTGTCCGCGCTTCAACGACGAAGCGAGCGCAATCACGCCGTAAAAAACTTCAGAAAATGGATAAAATTGAAAAACCAGAGGAAGATAACCAATCCGCTTCTTTTTCCTTCCAGACTGAACGCTCATCTGGTGATATTGTCCTCCAGACTGATAATCTAGCAATCGGCTATCCAGCTGCACCTCCTCTCGCAAGTCATATCGATCTTGATATTCGTAAAGGCGATCGCATTGCACTCGTCGGGCCAAATGGAACTGGGAAGACCACTTTGCTGAAGACACTAACCGATCAGTTAGAGCCTCTTGCCGGCCATATCTCACACGGAACCAAAGTCGATATAGGCTATTATGATCAAGAACAATTACATCTTAACCGCCAAAAATCTATTCTAATGGAACTGTGGGATGATCATCCACAAGTTGATGAAGTCACGATTAGAACCTTGTTGGGAAATTTCTTGTTCTCGGGTGAAGATGTTGAGAAGCGAATCGGCACATTAAGTGGGGGCGAGCGGGCTCGAGTGGCACTAGCTAAGCTAGCGATCGAACAGAACAACTGCCTCATTCTCGATGAGCCAACGAACCACTTAGATATTGATTCCAAGGAAGTCTTAGAGAATGCCTTATCCGACTTCACGGGTACCTTGCTATTTGTCTCGCATGACCGATACTTTATTAACCGTATCGCGAACAGAGTCTATGAAATCAACCCGGACGGTATCACGGTCTACTTGGGCGACTACGACTACTACTTGCAGAAAAAAGAAGAGTTGGAAGCTCTTGCCAACTTAGGCCAAGATGAGCCAGCATCCTCTTCTAATGAACCATCTTCTGTCACATCAGCGACACTTGATCGACAAGCATTAAAAGAACGCCAAAGTAAGCACCGTAAATTAACACGCCGTTCCAATGAGATTGAGGACCAATTAACTGAAATCGAAGCATCGATTGCTCGCTTAGCCAATGAATTGAGTGACCCAGCTATTTATCAAAATCCTGAACGGCTGCAAGAGCTCACTGACCGCACGCAAGCACTAGAAGCCCAGCAACTCGACTTAATGGAAGAATGGGAAGAGCTGCAAGAAACATTAGAAGCATTAACGATGAACTAG